A region of Thermogemmata fonticola DNA encodes the following proteins:
- a CDS encoding right-handed parallel beta-helix repeat-containing protein, with protein MALSSVRVGVWGGLAGIAFLLSGSGRWTPHAPGALPASEERSASSGLTLYVSPQGNDRWSGRLAQAAAHGSDGPVASLAQALRIARQLRQAAPPNSPRAVTIVLRGGLYFLTEPVLLTPQDSGSAQAPLRIVAYPQERPVLSGGRRVSGWKAASLAGRTLWQAELAEVRAGQWYFRQLWVNGQRARRARHPNTGFLSVAELPDVTKDTPWNQGQKRFRFRAGDLSCWPTLDAAEVVVLNRWVESRLPVVRCDEKERLLEFSKRSVFRLDQGDPYYVEHCREALDAPGEWFLDRTTGRLEYLPRAGEEIGQSEVIAPVLPQVVRMVGDPAQGRWVEHVHWEGITFAHTEWYFPEASRRGRDVGGFAQAAVEVPGAVFAEGVRQCTFERCTFTQLGTYALELGRACSRNRILRCSFSDLGAGGIKIGEMTIRDAPADQTSDNEVTDCTLRDGGHLFHSGVGIWIGQSANNRIAHCEIADFYYTGISIGWTWGYGRSLARGNIVEYNHVHHIGQKSDGSGPLLSDMGGIYTLGIQPGTVIRYNLWHDIAALRYGGWGIYFDEGSTGIVAENNVVYNTTHGGFHQHYGKDNTVQNNIFAGARDHAIQATRPEDHTRFRFLRNIVLHRGEQFLAGNLDFHFVFDHNLYWRPEGGTMRFGNLTWEQWQAKGMDRHSRQADPQFRDPQRYDFRLAETSPARELGFQPFSLDQVGPRREKMP; from the coding sequence ATGGCCCTTTCCAGCGTGCGCGTGGGGGTATGGGGTGGTCTAGCCGGCATCGCTTTCCTCTTGAGCGGCAGTGGAAGGTGGACGCCCCATGCTCCCGGAGCGTTGCCTGCTTCCGAAGAGCGCTCGGCCTCATCGGGTCTTACCCTCTACGTTTCTCCGCAGGGAAACGACCGCTGGAGCGGCAGGTTGGCCCAAGCTGCTGCTCACGGCAGCGATGGTCCCGTCGCCAGTCTCGCCCAGGCTCTGCGGATCGCTCGCCAATTGCGGCAGGCAGCGCCGCCAAACTCACCTCGGGCGGTGACCATCGTCTTGCGCGGCGGCCTCTACTTCCTGACCGAACCGGTGTTGCTGACCCCCCAGGATTCGGGAAGCGCCCAGGCTCCCCTGCGGATTGTCGCCTATCCCCAGGAGCGGCCTGTGCTCAGCGGCGGGCGGCGCGTGTCCGGCTGGAAGGCTGCCTCCCTTGCCGGTCGGACGCTCTGGCAGGCGGAGTTGGCCGAGGTGCGAGCCGGTCAGTGGTATTTCCGGCAATTATGGGTCAATGGCCAGCGGGCACGGCGAGCGCGCCACCCCAACACCGGCTTCCTCTCCGTTGCGGAATTGCCCGACGTGACCAAGGACACGCCTTGGAATCAGGGTCAAAAACGTTTCCGCTTCCGAGCGGGGGACCTGTCTTGCTGGCCGACTCTGGACGCTGCCGAGGTCGTGGTCCTCAATCGCTGGGTGGAGTCCCGCTTGCCCGTTGTCCGTTGCGATGAAAAGGAACGACTGCTGGAGTTCAGCAAGCGGAGCGTCTTCCGCCTGGACCAGGGCGATCCATACTACGTCGAGCACTGTCGGGAGGCCCTCGACGCGCCGGGGGAATGGTTCCTTGATCGGACCACAGGGCGATTGGAATACCTGCCCCGTGCGGGGGAAGAGATCGGCCAAAGCGAAGTGATCGCGCCGGTTCTGCCCCAGGTGGTGCGCATGGTGGGCGATCCGGCTCAGGGGCGCTGGGTGGAGCATGTCCACTGGGAAGGGATCACGTTTGCCCACACGGAGTGGTATTTTCCGGAGGCAAGCCGGCGCGGCAGGGATGTCGGCGGTTTCGCCCAGGCGGCAGTGGAAGTGCCCGGCGCGGTCTTTGCGGAAGGGGTGCGGCAGTGCACCTTTGAGCGCTGCACCTTCACCCAGCTTGGCACCTATGCCCTGGAGTTGGGCCGGGCCTGTTCCCGCAATCGCATCCTTCGCTGCTCCTTCTCCGATCTGGGCGCGGGCGGGATCAAAATCGGAGAAATGACCATCCGAGATGCTCCGGCGGACCAGACCTCCGATAACGAAGTGACGGACTGCACCCTGCGGGACGGCGGACATCTGTTCCACAGCGGCGTCGGTATCTGGATTGGCCAGAGTGCCAACAACCGCATTGCCCACTGTGAAATCGCGGACTTCTACTACACCGGCATCAGCATCGGTTGGACGTGGGGTTACGGTCGGTCCTTAGCACGCGGAAATATCGTTGAATACAATCACGTCCACCATATCGGCCAAAAAAGCGACGGTAGCGGACCCTTGCTTAGCGATATGGGAGGCATCTACACGCTGGGCATTCAGCCTGGCACGGTGATCCGCTACAATCTCTGGCACGACATTGCCGCTTTGCGCTATGGCGGCTGGGGCATCTACTTCGACGAAGGGTCTACCGGAATCGTGGCGGAAAACAACGTGGTGTACAACACCACGCATGGCGGATTCCACCAGCATTACGGCAAGGACAATACGGTACAGAATAACATCTTCGCCGGGGCTAGGGATCATGCGATACAAGCAACTCGACCGGAAGATCATACCCGCTTCCGTTTCCTCCGCAACATCGTCCTCCATCGTGGGGAACAATTCCTGGCTGGCAATCTCGACTTCCACTTCGTCTTCGACCACAACCTCTATTGGCGGCCTGAGGGAGGAACAATGCGCTTCGGCAACCTCACGTGGGAGCAGTGGCAAGCCAAGGGAATGGATCGGCACTCGCGCCAGGCCGACCCCCAATTCCGCGATCCCCAGCGTTACGATTTCCGCCTCGCCGAGACTTCACCGGCGCGGGAGCTAGGTTTCCAGCCCTTCTCTCTGGATCAGGTAGGTCCGCGGCGGGAGAAAATGCCATAA
- the arsS gene encoding arsenosugar biosynthesis radical SAM (seleno)protein ArsS (Some members of this family are selenoproteins.) produces the protein MALRTLLRQGSPLADPAVQLRILSQAGRHKPFEQSLAESGLYPLCANGISVLQLNLGKLCNQTCRHCHVDAGPERREVMSQETMQLCLDFLARTDIPIVDITGGAPEMNPHFRWLVRQVRGLGRHVIDRCNLTILLAPGYEDLPEFLAEQGVEIVASLPCYLEENTDAQRGSGVFEKSIAALRRLNALGYGQPNSSLHLTLVYNPLGPSLPPDQSTLEAAYRRELARRYGIVFHRLYTITNMPISRFLEDLLSRGQLEEYMQKLIVSYNPAAAAGVMCRTTLSVGWDGRLYDCDFNQMLQLGLAPDWPQHIREADPDRLAQRRITTGQHCYGCTAGNGSSCQGAVLA, from the coding sequence ATGGCACTTCGCACTCTACTCCGCCAGGGGAGTCCGTTGGCGGACCCGGCGGTCCAGCTCCGCATTCTCTCCCAGGCAGGACGGCACAAACCGTTCGAGCAGTCCCTGGCAGAAAGCGGGTTGTACCCTTTGTGTGCCAACGGCATTTCCGTGTTGCAGTTGAACTTGGGCAAGCTCTGCAACCAGACCTGTCGGCATTGCCATGTCGATGCCGGGCCGGAACGCCGCGAGGTGATGAGCCAAGAGACGATGCAACTGTGCCTCGACTTTTTGGCCCGCACGGACATTCCGATCGTGGACATCACGGGGGGCGCCCCGGAGATGAACCCCCACTTCCGCTGGCTGGTCCGGCAGGTCCGGGGCTTGGGCCGGCACGTCATCGACCGCTGCAACCTGACCATTCTCTTAGCTCCCGGTTACGAAGACTTGCCGGAGTTCCTCGCAGAGCAAGGCGTCGAGATCGTGGCCTCCTTGCCGTGTTATCTGGAAGAGAACACCGATGCTCAGCGCGGCTCCGGTGTCTTCGAGAAATCGATAGCTGCTCTTCGGCGGCTCAACGCCTTGGGTTATGGCCAGCCCAACAGCTCCTTGCACCTGACTCTGGTGTACAATCCGCTTGGCCCTTCCCTACCACCGGACCAGTCCACCCTGGAGGCGGCCTATCGGCGGGAGTTGGCCCGCCGCTACGGTATCGTCTTCCATCGTCTCTACACCATTACGAACATGCCCATTAGCCGCTTTCTGGAGGACCTGCTGAGTCGGGGGCAGCTCGAAGAGTACATGCAAAAGCTGATCGTGTCGTACAACCCGGCGGCTGCCGCCGGCGTGATGTGTCGGACCACCTTATCCGTCGGCTGGGATGGCCGGCTCTACGATTGCGACTTCAACCAGATGCTGCAACTGGGTTTGGCCCCCGATTGGCCCCAGCACATCCGGGAAGCCGATCCCGACCGGCTCGCCCAGCGCCGGATCACCACGGGACAACACTGCTATGGTTGCACTGCCGGGAACGGTTCCAGTTGCCAGGGAGCGGTGCTAGCTTGA
- a CDS encoding DUF7133 domain-containing protein has translation MHRKAAVAGWIGGILLAVVGGWGMPSSWGQRPGKLGGAEETLGRLRLADKSLKVQLWAAEPLLANPVAFCFDEQGRAFIAETTRFGRGVPDTRSHMYWLEEDLANRTIDDLLAMYKKHKYQGFEKYSDQLRLVWDEQGTGRATKSTIFSGGYNRPQDGLAAGVLAYRGRVYFACIPDLYLLQDTNRDGVADVKETLFSGFGPTAQFLGHDLHGLRLGPDGRLYFSIGDRGFQVLTREGQRLLYPNMGAVLRCELDGSRLEVVHWGLRNPQELAFDDLGYLFTFDNNSDSGDRARWVYVMEGGDSGWRGGYQYGTLYHTPDTPQGNRGPWNVEKLWHTYHADQPAWIIPPVSHLGNGPAGIVHYPGVGLADRYRDSFFACDFTADPNSSVIWNVRFRPKGAGFEMVQAEPFLRGIVATDCDFGPDGAFYWSDWVGGWNPPGKGRLFRVTDPQAQSQPVVAEVQRLLREGFPQRSAAELCQLLGHPHQQVRLYAQLELAERQAHQSLREIAADRSASRLARLHALWGLGMIARRLSPSDAKASATRTGLLQVLADLLADPDPEVGRAAAEQLGDVWFASQSRRAAPSSSSAATDMAQHLSQGHSRLARLLREGQPHVRSAAAITYGKLGPPASSANPASSARSAYLKPLFELLVSNNNQDPYLRHAAVMGLYYAFSNPQDLWESWQEAVRQDPSANHPAVRLALVLTLRKHRSERLANFLNDAEERIVAEAARAIYEERVFSALPALARLADQSERSLAVAYRSAAANYILGDAPGAERLARLAGRTHAPDHLRLFALKLLADWPAPPRRDPITGLTLDLPRRDAAVVAAAVRQQGARLFTGSDPVRRQAAQTIARLGLQDFGPALAEVVQQEQQPLSLRVEALYALEVLRYADLAAVAEKARQAPHAALRAAARHILARRHPQALLPEVLRLLSNPQADIVEKQEALTLLGRWPQPSESVDRLLADWLDQALAGRLAPELLLDLLEAAETRSQSAPGKKLFAPLAQKVQAYRQAQQKSADPLAPYLDALRGGNPERGRDIVLNHSAVYCQRCHKLDGQGGEVGPALNGLAADPAKDYRYFLEAVVFPDARIAKGYETAILLLQDERTITGVIKYEDESTIRLVTPENQELVIRKADVESRRKGPSAMPADLHTKLTRRQLRDLVAFLASLKEPPPPPPPR, from the coding sequence ATGCATCGAAAGGCAGCCGTCGCAGGGTGGATCGGTGGCATCCTCTTGGCAGTGGTCGGGGGATGGGGGATGCCTTCCAGTTGGGGCCAGCGTCCGGGGAAGTTGGGCGGAGCGGAAGAGACCTTGGGCCGCCTACGCCTCGCCGATAAGAGCTTGAAAGTGCAACTCTGGGCGGCGGAACCGCTGCTGGCTAATCCCGTGGCGTTCTGCTTCGACGAACAAGGCCGCGCCTTCATCGCCGAAACCACCCGCTTCGGACGGGGCGTCCCCGATACCCGCAGCCACATGTACTGGCTGGAAGAAGACCTGGCCAATCGTACGATCGATGATCTGCTGGCCATGTACAAAAAGCACAAATATCAGGGGTTCGAGAAATACAGCGATCAGTTGCGGTTAGTCTGGGACGAGCAGGGAACGGGCCGGGCCACGAAAAGCACGATCTTTTCCGGAGGGTACAATCGCCCCCAAGATGGGCTGGCGGCAGGAGTGCTGGCCTATCGCGGCCGGGTGTACTTCGCCTGCATTCCCGATCTGTATCTCCTACAAGACACGAATCGAGACGGTGTGGCGGATGTTAAGGAAACCCTGTTCAGCGGCTTCGGTCCCACCGCGCAATTCCTCGGTCATGATCTGCACGGTTTGCGGTTGGGTCCCGATGGGCGGCTCTACTTTTCGATCGGCGACCGCGGCTTCCAGGTCCTCACCAGGGAGGGCCAGCGTTTACTTTATCCGAACATGGGTGCCGTGCTACGCTGCGAACTGGATGGCAGCCGACTGGAAGTTGTTCACTGGGGGCTGCGCAATCCTCAGGAGTTGGCCTTTGACGATTTGGGGTATTTGTTCACCTTCGATAACAACTCCGACTCCGGCGATCGCGCCCGCTGGGTCTACGTGATGGAAGGAGGGGATAGCGGCTGGCGCGGCGGCTATCAGTACGGCACCCTCTACCACACACCGGACACCCCGCAAGGGAACCGCGGGCCGTGGAACGTCGAGAAGCTCTGGCATACCTATCATGCGGACCAACCCGCGTGGATCATACCGCCTGTTTCCCATCTGGGGAACGGCCCGGCTGGCATCGTCCACTATCCGGGGGTCGGACTGGCAGACCGCTACCGCGACTCCTTCTTCGCCTGCGACTTCACCGCAGATCCGAACAGCAGCGTAATCTGGAACGTTCGTTTTCGCCCCAAGGGAGCTGGGTTTGAGATGGTGCAGGCGGAACCCTTTCTCCGGGGCATTGTTGCCACCGATTGCGACTTCGGCCCAGATGGCGCTTTCTACTGGAGCGACTGGGTGGGCGGCTGGAATCCGCCGGGGAAAGGACGCCTCTTCCGCGTCACGGACCCGCAAGCCCAGAGCCAGCCGGTCGTGGCTGAAGTGCAACGCTTGCTACGGGAAGGCTTCCCGCAGCGTTCGGCAGCCGAATTGTGCCAACTCTTGGGGCATCCGCATCAGCAGGTGCGGCTCTATGCTCAATTGGAACTGGCTGAGCGCCAAGCCCATCAGTCTCTACGGGAAATCGCCGCGGATCGGTCGGCCAGCCGCTTGGCCCGCCTGCACGCTCTCTGGGGACTGGGCATGATCGCACGCCGCCTGTCTCCCTCCGACGCCAAAGCCTCCGCGACACGCACTGGTCTCCTCCAGGTCTTGGCGGACCTCCTGGCCGACCCGGACCCTGAAGTCGGCCGAGCGGCCGCAGAACAGTTGGGAGACGTGTGGTTCGCCAGTCAAAGCCGCCGTGCTGCCCCCTCTTCCTCTTCCGCGGCAACCGACATGGCGCAGCACCTCTCACAGGGGCACAGCCGACTGGCCCGCTTGCTACGGGAAGGGCAGCCCCATGTCCGCAGCGCTGCTGCCATCACCTACGGGAAACTCGGCCCGCCGGCATCTTCCGCGAACCCTGCTTCTTCCGCGAGAAGCGCCTACCTCAAACCGCTATTTGAACTGCTTGTCAGCAACAATAACCAGGACCCGTACCTGCGGCATGCGGCCGTCATGGGGCTGTACTATGCTTTCAGCAATCCGCAGGATTTGTGGGAAAGCTGGCAAGAGGCTGTGCGGCAGGACCCCTCCGCGAATCATCCCGCCGTGCGCTTGGCCCTCGTCCTGACCTTGCGCAAACACCGGAGCGAGCGGCTGGCCAATTTCCTGAACGATGCCGAGGAGAGGATTGTCGCCGAAGCAGCCCGTGCAATCTATGAGGAGCGGGTATTCTCCGCCCTGCCGGCCTTGGCCCGCCTGGCGGATCAAAGCGAGCGCAGCTTGGCGGTAGCCTATCGGTCTGCTGCGGCCAACTACATTTTGGGAGACGCTCCAGGAGCGGAGCGACTGGCACGCCTGGCTGGCCGAACCCACGCTCCGGATCACCTCCGCCTCTTCGCCCTCAAGTTGCTTGCAGACTGGCCGGCCCCACCCCGGCGCGACCCCATCACCGGCTTGACGTTGGATTTGCCCCGGCGCGACGCCGCCGTTGTCGCGGCTGCTGTCCGGCAGCAAGGAGCACGTCTGTTTACCGGTTCGGACCCGGTGCGCCGCCAGGCCGCCCAAACTATCGCCCGGCTCGGCCTTCAAGACTTCGGTCCCGCACTAGCCGAGGTTGTCCAACAGGAGCAACAGCCGCTGTCCCTGCGGGTAGAAGCTCTTTATGCCCTCGAAGTCCTGCGGTATGCGGACCTCGCCGCCGTGGCGGAGAAGGCCCGTCAAGCGCCGCATGCCGCTCTGCGTGCGGCGGCCCGGCACATCCTGGCTCGCCGCCACCCCCAAGCCCTCCTGCCAGAAGTCCTGCGCTTGCTCAGCAACCCCCAAGCCGACATCGTGGAAAAACAAGAAGCCTTGACCCTCCTAGGCCGTTGGCCGCAACCTTCCGAAAGTGTGGATCGCCTCCTGGCTGACTGGCTCGATCAGGCGCTGGCAGGCCGACTCGCTCCGGAGCTGCTCCTGGATCTGCTCGAAGCCGCCGAGACCCGCTCCCAATCTGCTCCAGGGAAGAAGCTGTTCGCCCCGCTGGCCCAGAAAGTGCAAGCCTACCGCCAAGCTCAACAGAAATCCGCCGATCCCTTAGCACCGTATCTGGACGCCCTGCGTGGCGGCAACCCGGAACGCGGGCGCGACATCGTTCTGAATCACTCCGCCGTGTACTGCCAGCGCTGCCACAAACTCGATGGCCAGGGCGGCGAGGTGGGACCCGCGCTCAATGGACTGGCCGCCGATCCCGCTAAGGATTACCGCTACTTCCTCGAAGCTGTCGTCTTCCCAGATGCCCGCATCGCCAAGGGGTACGAAACGGCCATCCTCTTGCTTCAGGATGAACGCACGATCACCGGAGTGATCAAGTATGAAGACGAGAGCACCATCCGCCTGGTGACGCCAGAGAACCAGGAATTGGTCATCCGCAAGGCCGATGTCGAGTCCCGGCGGAAAGGCCCCAGCGCCATGCCCGCGGACCTGCATACGAAGCTGACGCGCCGACAGTTACGCGATCTGGTCGCCTTCCTCGCCAGCCTCAAGGAACCGCCGCCGCCCCCACCGCCACGCTGA
- a CDS encoding ADP-ribosylglycohydrolase family protein, whose amino-acid sequence MHTPWRFPALLFLGAATVGAAVTRGATVQPEQATPPAKLQVREAILTRQELYDRIYGGWLGMLIGNLEGLPHEFKYLEQPRDSLPQFTFLAQGARSDDDSDIELTHLYFMARDKTLKLPYARIAEIWKANMNTGVWRANKRARALMEEGLLPPQTGDVDRNEHAWYNLSAQFCTEAYGLVCPGMPQLAAELGLHYAKVAVSQEPLQAAQFWPAFISLCFVDQRPIEQVLESALPALDRRSSLYAAIRDARAAFRQHPQDWKAARQQIHQRWYRERGWNDNATPTNGALIVLALLYGQDDFYKTLQYAMALGYDADCNAATAGCILGVRWGQRRLAQLPQYKVQDIYLNRTRPQLPEKMRISEQADLILELAERAILQQGGKKVRQQDSDAYAIAAQEPRLLEPLPDQPRQPPQGQPKK is encoded by the coding sequence ATGCATACACCCTGGCGATTTCCAGCCCTACTATTCCTGGGCGCAGCAACGGTCGGTGCCGCGGTAACGCGAGGGGCAACAGTCCAGCCAGAGCAAGCCACGCCTCCAGCCAAGCTCCAAGTCCGCGAAGCCATCCTGACGCGGCAGGAATTGTATGACCGCATCTACGGCGGCTGGCTGGGCATGCTCATTGGAAATCTCGAAGGGCTGCCTCATGAGTTCAAATACCTGGAGCAGCCCCGCGATAGCCTGCCGCAGTTCACTTTTCTCGCCCAGGGTGCCCGCTCCGATGATGACAGCGACATTGAGCTGACACATTTGTACTTCATGGCGCGGGACAAGACCCTCAAGCTGCCCTACGCCCGGATTGCCGAAATCTGGAAGGCCAACATGAACACAGGAGTGTGGCGGGCGAACAAACGGGCACGCGCCTTGATGGAGGAGGGCTTGTTGCCGCCCCAGACCGGCGACGTCGATCGCAACGAACACGCCTGGTACAACCTCTCGGCCCAATTCTGCACGGAAGCGTACGGTTTGGTCTGTCCGGGAATGCCCCAACTGGCCGCCGAGTTGGGATTGCATTATGCGAAAGTGGCCGTGTCCCAGGAGCCGTTGCAGGCAGCCCAATTCTGGCCAGCGTTCATCAGTCTCTGCTTCGTGGATCAGCGGCCCATCGAACAGGTTCTCGAAAGTGCCCTGCCAGCGTTGGATCGGCGGAGCAGTCTCTATGCCGCCATTCGCGATGCCCGTGCTGCTTTTCGCCAGCATCCGCAGGATTGGAAAGCGGCTCGTCAACAGATTCATCAACGCTGGTACCGCGAGCGCGGCTGGAATGACAATGCCACGCCAACTAATGGCGCACTGATCGTACTGGCTTTGCTTTACGGTCAGGATGACTTCTACAAGACGCTGCAATATGCGATGGCCCTGGGTTACGACGCCGATTGCAATGCTGCCACTGCGGGCTGCATTCTCGGTGTCCGCTGGGGTCAGCGCCGCCTGGCCCAATTGCCGCAGTACAAAGTTCAGGACATCTACCTCAATCGCACCCGCCCCCAACTGCCCGAAAAGATGCGGATCAGCGAGCAGGCCGACCTCATCCTCGAACTGGCCGAGCGCGCCATCTTGCAGCAAGGGGGTAAGAAAGTCCGTCAGCAGGACAGCGATGCCTATGCGATTGCCGCACAGGAACCGCGTCTCCTCGAACCCTTGCCCGACCAGCCTCGCCAACCTCCGCAGGGTCAGCCGAAGAAGTGA
- a CDS encoding WD40 repeat domain-containing protein: protein MTTNGSDRLWDRRAFCRTAAGLPLLFGPGSTFGQAPGGNSQSGGPSGPGTAPEKPPLPHVGKEIARIPLALARCVSFVPFNNRRFLVAAGNTVHCFDLSTLEKPKEVWKKTSFPPPPHRDDHPKFPPFDAIYDLAWETSWANNDRPRPYYWATAQTDHVVVWEFLTHPRLVEAAGGEEARPLFSLAASADIVRRPLRAVCFAPPDDRYICGASADKTVYVWDRTTRKMVYALGGHTHEVHALAASPNGQILASGSAVGEIILWNLPEGKQLRAMEIPIPGKRKVVPRVSRLLFWENNKLIAAVRDYPAIHVWNVTTGKQLQVLEAPEVPQKDPPLPWVVPFRVVPERGFTCLARCGRYLIAGEHRFRGYPNPNSQRPVVENLPSTIFVWDLESGKAAGILFGHASSIQSITVSPDGRYLLSTDGQDIRLWELNLPR from the coding sequence ATGACGACAAACGGATCGGACCGCCTTTGGGATCGCCGGGCTTTCTGCCGCACGGCGGCCGGACTGCCCCTGCTCTTCGGCCCCGGTTCAACTTTCGGGCAAGCTCCAGGAGGAAACTCGCAGTCAGGAGGTCCCTCTGGCCCAGGAACTGCTCCAGAAAAACCCCCGTTACCCCACGTCGGGAAAGAAATCGCTCGCATCCCTTTGGCGCTGGCTCGGTGCGTGAGCTTTGTGCCATTCAATAACCGCCGGTTTCTCGTTGCCGCCGGCAACACCGTGCACTGTTTCGATCTGTCCACACTGGAGAAACCGAAAGAGGTCTGGAAGAAGACCTCCTTCCCTCCTCCGCCGCACCGCGACGACCATCCCAAGTTTCCTCCCTTCGATGCGATCTATGATCTGGCCTGGGAGACGAGCTGGGCCAACAACGACCGGCCTCGGCCGTATTACTGGGCCACGGCGCAAACAGACCACGTGGTCGTATGGGAGTTTTTGACTCATCCCCGGCTTGTAGAAGCAGCAGGAGGCGAAGAAGCCCGGCCGCTCTTCAGTCTGGCAGCTTCAGCCGACATTGTCCGCCGACCGCTTCGGGCTGTCTGCTTTGCCCCTCCCGATGACCGCTACATTTGTGGAGCCAGTGCTGACAAAACCGTCTATGTCTGGGACCGCACCACCCGCAAAATGGTCTACGCTTTGGGAGGCCACACTCATGAGGTTCATGCCCTGGCGGCGTCGCCAAACGGGCAAATCCTGGCCAGTGGCAGCGCTGTGGGAGAGATCATTCTGTGGAATCTTCCCGAAGGCAAACAACTCCGTGCGATGGAGATACCCATTCCCGGCAAACGCAAAGTCGTACCCCGAGTCAGCCGTCTGTTGTTCTGGGAGAACAACAAACTCATCGCAGCAGTGAGGGATTATCCAGCCATCCACGTGTGGAACGTGACCACAGGAAAACAGTTACAGGTTCTGGAAGCGCCGGAGGTGCCGCAAAAAGACCCGCCCCTGCCCTGGGTTGTACCCTTTCGGGTCGTCCCAGAGCGCGGCTTCACCTGCCTGGCCCGCTGCGGTCGCTATCTGATTGCGGGGGAGCATCGGTTCCGTGGTTATCCCAACCCCAACAGCCAGCGGCCCGTGGTGGAGAACCTACCCAGCACCATCTTCGTGTGGGATCTGGAAAGCGGCAAAGCAGCGGGTATCCTTTTCGGCCACGCCAGCAGCATCCAATCGATTACTGTATCTCCCGATGGCCGTTACCTGCTTTCTACTGACGGTCAGGATATTCGACTCTGGGAACTGAACCTGCCGCGCTGA